A segment of the Calderihabitans maritimus genome:
TTTTGGGTATATTTACTCTTATGGAGCAGGGCCTCATTTTCCTTCTTGGCCCCCGATATTTATTGACTCATACTCTGGAGTTCAGGGTTAGAAGATTAGACTTATTAGAAACACAACTATCCCAACGGTCAAAATTGAAATAAATCGTAGCAAATTTCCTTTCAACTTATGCTTTCTATTAAATATCTGTACAGTCCAAAAAGCGTCAGGTACGGCCAAATTAACGTAAGAATTGCTCGTGAGGGTTAAAGACCCAAATGCCAACACAATTATTAATGCACCTACCATCCTTGCCAAATTATGGAAACCCAAAAGTAATCCTATAATTTTGGCTATAACCCCAATTAAGACCCCTATTAAACTATTTCTAACCAGTAGAATTATTAATTTGAACATTATAAGACCCTCCCAGGACGTTTAGACTTTGAATTCTCATCCTATCCTGCTACTTGTTCTTATTAAACTGTATATGTCCTTGACGATACCGTATAAAAACATCAGTAGGGCGGCTACCAAAAGCGGAATTTGAACCAGTCCATTAAACGGAGCCGGAAGAAGACCCCGGGTGAGCGTATCCCAGGCAAACCAAGCTGCCAAAATTCTTAACATTATACCCAGCCCGAACCCAAACGTTCCAGATATGCGAGCAGCTAAAAACCTCTTGTAAAATACAGGCAGGAAAATGACTATTACCAGTAAAAGCCAGATAGTAAATTTTGTGGTATAAGGCCCCAACCACATTCCTGAAGTGGATATGACCGACAGGTGAAGGTCTTTTTCTGGAAGTTTAGAAAAATTCGCCGTCCAGGTTCTGGCTCCTGTCCTTTTCAGGGGTAAGGAACCAGCCAGTCGGTAGTTGCTATGAGGGAGGGTAATGGAAATCTGTAAATTCTTGAAATAGGCCCAGTATTTCGCAGGTTGAAGAAGATAGGTAAGGTGAAATACCGGGTTAAGGTAACGGTCCTGATCAAGTCCAAGTGTATTTTCAAAAACAACCTTTAATTCGTGGTGACCGGGTGACAGTTTTAAAGTAAAAGGAACAGCATCAAACTTATCTCTTCGCATGTTTTCCGGGAGAGGATAAGTTTTGCCTGTCCAAGGATCGTACCAGATAAACTTGGAACTTTTTTCTAAGGCGGGATAAAGAGATGATACTGAAACTTTCTCCGAGGAGACGGGAATCGCCTCGCCATCCAGGGTAACTTGCCCACCTTTAACGAAATCACTGATAAAAAGCACCGATACGACCACCGTATCCTGGCTGGATTGTTGATCAGGTAAGTTGCAGAAACGTTAGCCCGCATAAACAATGGTAACAAAAAGGAATCACTCTCCGTAAAATTGATGGCCAGGCTTTCCGTTTCAATCCCTACTGGTGTATCTGCAACAGGAATGACCGGCCCCAAAAATTCTCCCGATGAGGAGACAGGCAGACCGTTGTCAAACGCAACGAAAGGTAAAAGTACTTCTGAAATAATAAGTATAGTCAGTATTGTTAAGGGTCTAATAAAAATCTTAAGGATCAAAACATTTCCTTCCTTTTCCAAAACATTTAAACTCTAATTGTTATATATCACCGACTGGCCAGTAACAAAATACGAAGCACCGGCATGAAAACGTGCTTCGCAAAGCACAGGTTCGCAACAGTAAACGTCTCCCTGCCTCTCCAAATTTGTTTAGGACGAAACAACTTGTACTGAAATTAGATCCCCTAGTCAATAAATAATCTTGGCTCTCGAATGTCCGTCCGCCTCTATTAATGTTAGCTTGTCGCTTGTTGCCCGGCTTATTTTAAGTGGGCTTGTATTTGTTTTACAAAAACTTGTAATTCAGTAGGTGGAAGATCAACACCTACTAGCTGTACTTTTGGAGACACATAATTCATAGAAGAGACTTTCCCATTGATAATTGGAAATCTACCTTGCGCACCGTTTAATACAAAATATTTGGTTCCGTAACCTAGAAATAACAATGCTTTTTCTCCAATTTTGAATAAAGGATCATCTCTATCTTGTACCACCTGTCCATTGATATTCCCGGCCAACTGATGTATAACAATGTTACTGTTGTCTTCTATTGAACCTTTAATAACTTTTTCGACTTTAAAGGAAAAATCTGTATAGGGAATGTTAGTTCTATCTATTATACCTTCAGTGATAACATCCTTAAACGTTCCTATTACGATGGCATCTGCACGATCGGTAAGTTTGGCTAATGAATCATATGACTCAAGGTAACTGCTACCTGTAATTATTTGTATCTCAGTTACCGGCGATAATTCTTGGATTGAGACGAAGGCCGCACTAAAAATTACTAAAACACTTGCAATTATAATTAACAACCGAACTTTCATCTTTTGACCCCCGTGGCCAAATTTTCATCTCTTTCCCAGAAAGTTTGATTAATGAACAACTGATAAATCATTAATTCGCCATATGATTGCACATTCCAGAACTTGCATTTTAGAGTGTTCTGATATTTAATTATTGTACAGGTACTCAACCAGATCAATATCTGTTTGCGTTGGTTCATATATTCCATACTCGTCGTAACGTATGTCGGTATGCGGGTTCATTAACACTTTCTCCCAAAATTCGAACAGGGTAATAATAACCCCCTCTACATAATCGGTATTATTGTCCTCAAAGGGGTAGGAGGTAACATTTACCCAATTTGAACCATTCCAACTTCTGTAAATAAATTCTCACGGCAACATAGTCCACGGCGGACTGGGTACTGGTGTAACCGTCGAGATACACTTTGGCTTCGCTTCCTACTTGGGCAATGGTGGTTTCAATCCCCCTTGAATTTTTTTGGTATATATACCTATTCTTTAGATGGTAAGCAGGCCTTTTAGGTTCCCAATTAGGGGGAAAGATTTTTGGCAATCTTGATAATTTCTTCTGCCAAGTTAAAACCTTCTATCCGATATCTGACTCCTTGGTCATACCACACTAATGAAGTCCTTCCGCTCTTGTTGTAAAACAGGGTTGCTGATACTCCGTTTATGTCAGGCCTCTCCACTACGGTGTCATCTTTGTCATAGCCCATACCAATCCCCGCATTTTGGAGAATCCCACTCTCTTTGATGATCAAAGGCCCAAGCTTTGTACTGTAACGAAGGGTAACTGTCATCAGCGGTTTCTCTCCCGAAATCTTGACCGCCACCAATTTGCTACCTTCCGGCTCTACCATTTCTTCCATCGGCCCGGAGTTCCTGTCTCTTATTTTCGATAGTTGCTCGGGGTCGATGGGAATTAACTTTTTTTGTTCATGGTAGAAAGTTCTGGCCGTATTTAAGGCTATAGCCGTCAGCCAGGCCCGGATTTTGGCTGGTTCCTTTAAAGTGTGGTATTTTTCAAAGGCTGTCTTAAACGTTTCCTGGGCCACTTCTTCGGCGACTGCCGGGTCGCGGGTTACTGCGAGGGCGATTTTGTATATGCGTTCAAAATAAATTTCATAAATGAGTTGTCTGGTTTCAAGGGAACATTGAGGTCTGTCCTTATTCTTGTGAAACGGCATTTTTTCGCCCTCCTTCCCCCTGCTATATTTTGACATTAGAAGCAGAAATCCCTTTAAATAGAAAATGTTCGTCGATTCTTAGCAGCAAAAAAGACGTCACCCGCCTCCCGGTAACCGTCCCGAATAATTCTGGTCGGCAGCAAAATGCGAAGCAGCGACGTTAAGCCCATAAAATAATGGGAAGGCCGGGCTTTGCGTATAACCGTTAAAAGTTAAAAAAAAGGAGCAACAGGTTGAACCCGTGCTCCATTAGTATCACCGAGCTAGTCTCCTACTAAACTCCTATTACCGGGGATGTTTCAAAGCCGCCTGGGCCGCCGCCAGGCGGGCAATGGGAACCCTATAAGGCGAGCAGCTGACGAAATCGAGACCAATCTGGTGGCAGAACTCTATCGAGCTGGGTTCTCCCCCGTGTTCACCGCATATTCCAATCAGCAGATTCTCCCTCGTCTGCCGACCCTGTTTGACTGCCATCTCCATCAGTCTGCCTACGCCATCCCGGTCCAGGACGATGAACGGGTTATCCTGAATTATCTTCTGCTGCACATAATGGTGCAGAAACTTTCCTTCAGCGTCATCCCGGCTGAAACCAAAGGTGGTCTGCGTCAGGTCGTTCGTTCCGAAGGAGAAGAACTCAGCCTCCCGGGCAATCTCGCCTGCCGTAGCACAGGCCCGCGGTACTTCAATCATGGTTCCTATGGTGTAGTGGAAATCCACATTTTGTTCCCGCTTAACTTCTTCGGCAATTTTAACTATTTGCTCCCGGAGGAAGGCCAGTTCGTTAACGTGCATGACCAGAGGAATCTCTACCTCCGGAAATACTTCATAACCCTCCTTGACCAATTGGGCTACTGCCTGGAAAATAGCCCGGGCCTGCATGGCATAAATTTCCGGAAAGGTAATACCCAGCCGGCAGCCCCGGTGTCCCAGCATGGGGTTGAATTCAGACAGAGCCCGTACCTGGCGGAGAAGCTCTTCTTTCGCGGCAATTTCCTGCGGGTCTCCCCCGGTAGCTTTTAACCGCGTTACCTCCACCACCAGCTCCTCCAGGTTGGGGAGAAATTCATGGAGTGGGGGATCCAACAAACGAATGGTAACCGGGTAACCGGCCATAGCTTTTAGAATCTCGTAGAAATCTCCCTGCTGCATGGGAAGCAGTTTGGCCAGAGCAGCTTCCCGTTTTTCTTTCGTATCGGCCAGTATCATCTCCTGTACAATCGGCAACCGGTCCTGGGCCATAAACATATGTTCCGTCCGGCATAATCCAATACCGGCAGCCCCAAACTCGCGAGCCTTCCGGGCATCTTCCGGGGTATCTGCATTGGCCCGTACTCCAAGGGTTCGGATTTCATCGGCCCAACTGAGCAAGGTCTGGAATTCTTCGCTAAGCTGGGGCTCAATCATGGGAACTTCTCCCAACATCACCTGCCCGGTGGAACCGTCGATGGAAATGATGTCGCCCTTCTTAACTACCGTTCCATCCACCTGGAATAACTCGGCTTCGTAGTTAATTTTAATACTTTCGCAGCCGCTTACACAGGGCTTACCCATACCCCGAGCGACTACCGCCGCATGGCTGGTCATCCCGCCCCGGCTGGTAAGAACCCCCTGGGCCGCTACAATTCCGTGAATGTCATCAGGAGTGGTTTCGGTACGCACCAGTATGATTTTGTGCCCTTCTTGTCCCAGCTTCTCGGCTTCATCCGCATCAAAAACAACCGCTCCGCAGGCCGCTCCGGGAGAAGCGGGAAGTCCCTTGGCAATAACGTTAAGTTCGGCCTCAGGGTCAATACGCCGGTGCAACAACTGATCCAATTGGCCCGGCTCAACCCGGGAAATTGCTTCCTCTTTGCTGATAAGTCCCTCTCGAACCATATCCACCGCAATCCGTATTGCCGCCGCAGCCGTTCGTTTACCCGTACGGGTTTGCAACAAATAAAGTTTTCCACGTTCAATGGTAAACTCGATGTCCTGCATATCACGGTAGTGTTTCTCTAAGAGTTCACATATTTCAACAAACTGACGGTAAACTTGTGGAAGTTCTTCTTCAAGTTTATTGATGGGCTGCGGAGTACGAATTCCAGCAACCACATCCTCTCCCTGGGCGTTAATTAGGTATTCACCATATATAGTCTTTTCGCCGGTAGAGGGATTTCGGGTGAAGGCCACACCCGTTCCGGAATCGTTGCCCATGTTGCCGAAAACCATGGATTGTACATTAACGGCCGTGCCCAGATCATCAGGAATTTTATTTATTTTCCGGTAAACGATGGCTCTTTGATTATTCCAGGAATCAAATACGGCTCTAACGGCCATATACAGTTGCTCAAAGGGCTCCTGGGGAAATTCTTCTCCCGTCTTATGTAAAACTAAGTCTTTATACTCCTTAATTATATCTCTCAAAGCTTCCGGTGTTAGTTGATAGTCAAATTTGACTCCTTCCCGTTCTTTGACCTTCTCCAGAATGCTTTCAAATTCATAATGCTCTATTCCCTGTACTACATCACCAAACATCTGAATGAAACGACGGTAACAGTCCAAAGCAAAACGCTCATCATTTGTAGCTTTAATCAGTCCCTGCAGCGTCTGGTCATTAAGCCCCAAGTTGAGTATGGTATCCATCATTCCCGGCATGGAAATAACGGCCCCGGAACGCACAGATACCAGCAACGGGTTTTCGGGATCGCCGAATTTTTTTCCGGTAGCCTCTTCCACCTTGGAAAGCTTCTCCCGAAGTTCTTCCACTAGACCTTCCGGAAAATTCCTGTCCAAACGATAATACTCGTTACAGGCTTCGGTGGTAATAGTAAGCCCCGGGGGTACCGGCAATCCAATGTTGGTCATTTCAGCCAGGTTGGCTCCTTTTCCCCCCAGCAAAGACTTCATATCCGCTCTTCCTTCTTGAAACAGATAGACGTATTTCTTACTTACCATCTCGCTCCCCCTTAAAATAGATTTCTAAGACTTTACTAGCGGTCTCCTCAACCGCCCGATTGGTTACGTCAATAATGGGACATCCAATACGTTTCATGATCTTTTCCGCATACTCCAATTCCTGCAGGATTCGTTCCATGTTGGCGTAATCGGCCCGGGAAGTCAACCCCAGAGTTTTGAGCCGCTCTTGGCGAATTTCGTTTAAGAGTTGAGGACTTATGGTAAGCCCTATAATCTTGCGGGGCGGCAGTTTGAAGAGTTCCTCCGGAGGGGCTACCTCCGGTACTAAAGGTACATTAGCCGCCTTTATTCGTTTATGAGCCAGGTACATGCACACAGGGGTCTTGGAAGTACGCGAAACTCCGATAAGAACTACATCAGCATAAATAAGCCCTCGCGGATCTTTCCCGTCGTCGTATTTTACGGCAAATTCAATGGCTTCCACTTTGCGAAAATATGCTTCATCCAGACGACGAAGCAACCCGGGCTCAAGACGGGGCTGACTGTTGCTCACCTTGGCAATAGCTTCAATCATTGGTCCCAAAATATCTACTGCCACCACACCATGCTTTTCTGTTAACTCAATTAAATACTCCTTTAACTCAGGAATAACTATGGTGTAGGCAATAACAGCGTTGAATTCTTTCGCTTCTTCCACTATTTCTTCCAGAAGTTCCTTATCGCTCACATAAGGAACCCTTCGGAATTCAACTTGTCCTGAATCAAACTGGCTGGCGGCAGCCCGGCCGACAAACTCAGCCGTTTCCCCCAAAGAGTCAGAAACCACATAAATTACGGGCCTTTCATCGGCTGTTCCTTTAATCTTCTCTCCCCCCTTTTATTCAGCTTCCCCTAATTCGACAAACAGTCGGGTAATATGAGTTTTGGTGATACGTCCTACTACCTCCAGCTTTTCTTTTCCCTCGCTGTCAACAAGTGTCCTAACTACCGGAAGAGCGTCAACTTCATGTTCTATCAGTTTTTTTGCCGCCATGTAAACCGTTTCTTCCGGAAAAGTAGTGATGATGTTGGGCATCCGGGTCATCATAACACTTACCGGTACCTTGTGAATATCCGTCTGTCCTAAAGTCACTTTGAGCAGATCCTTCCGTGAAATAACCCCTTCCAAGAACCCCTCTTCGTTAACCACTATTAGCGTTCCCACATCTTCCAGGAACATGGTGACTACTGCATCATATACGGAAGTTCCTTCTCTCACCACTACCGGGACTGCTTTTACATCTTTTACTCTCAGCTTGCGAAGTTCTTCCGCTATCAGGGCACGGGGAGACTTTCCACTATAAAAATACCCCACGCGGGGCCTCGCTTCCAGGATACCGGCCATAGTAAGAATAGTTAAATCAGGGCGCAACGTGGCTCGAGTAAGATTCAACTTCTTGGCGATTTGCTCGCTGGTAATAGGTCCAGAATTCTTAACAATCTCTACGATTTTTTCCTGCCGTTTCGTAAGCTGGATACTGCTCACCACCTTCCCTGCCGTTCCGCTGTTATTATGACATACTAATTCCTAAAAACGCATTATTTATATATACTATATAACACATAAATATCCTTCTGTTTGGGGCAAAATGATATTAATATAACAAAATGCCGTTAATATCTCCCCATCCGTAAGTTTATGGCCTTAAAATAAATTTTATGGCCCAAATTTTCTCGCCTGATTCAAGTAAAAACTAAGCAGTCCGAAGGAGGGACTGCTGTTTCCATTCAGGCTACAATTTGAGACAGGTCGGCAATTCGCAGTATATAGTCGGTAATCTGCTTTAACAGAGCCAGCCGGTTATTACGCAACCGGGCATCTTCGACCATCACCATGACGCCGTTGAAGAAATTATCTATAGGTTCCCGTAAAGAAGCAATTTCTTTAAGCGCTGCCGCATACGATCTCCCATTTAGAAGAGGCTCGCCCCGCTCCTTGACCCGGGCAAAAGCATCATATAACTCCATCTCCACTTTTTCTTCGAAAAGTTCCGGATTTACGGAACCGACCTCCGCTTTTCCAGCCAGGTTACCGGCTCGGTTGAAGGCCGTGAGGAGTTCCTCAAATCCGGGATCCTGCCTGAATTCTTGAACGGCAACTGCCCGCAGGTAGGCGTCGTACAAATCATCCCATTGAGCAGAAACCACTGCTTTAACTACGTCATAGCGTATTCCTTTTTCTTCTAAAATGTTTTCCAGTCGCTGGCGGAAGAAACTGCCGACCTGCTCAACCACTTCTGCTTCTGAAAATTCCAGCTCAGTTTTATCCCGGTACAGACCGTAAGCTTGTCTGATAAGCTGGTGCAGGGAAAACTCCAGTCCCCGTTCGAGAATTATATTGCAGATCCCCAAGGC
Coding sequences within it:
- a CDS encoding DUF4367 domain-containing protein, translating into MPFHKNKDRPQCSLETRQLIYEIYFERIYKIALAVTRDPAVAEEVAQETFKTAFEKYHTLKEPAKIRAWLTAIALNTARTFYHEQKKLIPIDPEQLSKIRDRNSGPMEEMVEPEGSKLVAVKISGEKPLMTVTLRYSTKLGPLIIKESGILQNAGIGMGYDKDDTVVERPDINGVSATLFYNKSGRTSLVWYDQGVRYRIEGFNLAEEIIKIAKNLSP
- the ppdK gene encoding pyruvate, phosphate dikinase, encoding MVSKKYVYLFQEGRADMKSLLGGKGANLAEMTNIGLPVPPGLTITTEACNEYYRLDRNFPEGLVEELREKLSKVEEATGKKFGDPENPLLVSVRSGAVISMPGMMDTILNLGLNDQTLQGLIKATNDERFALDCYRRFIQMFGDVVQGIEHYEFESILEKVKEREGVKFDYQLTPEALRDIIKEYKDLVLHKTGEEFPQEPFEQLYMAVRAVFDSWNNQRAIVYRKINKIPDDLGTAVNVQSMVFGNMGNDSGTGVAFTRNPSTGEKTIYGEYLINAQGEDVVAGIRTPQPINKLEEELPQVYRQFVEICELLEKHYRDMQDIEFTIERGKLYLLQTRTGKRTAAAAIRIAVDMVREGLISKEEAISRVEPGQLDQLLHRRIDPEAELNVIAKGLPASPGAACGAVVFDADEAEKLGQEGHKIILVRTETTPDDIHGIVAAQGVLTSRGGMTSHAAVVARGMGKPCVSGCESIKINYEAELFQVDGTVVKKGDIISIDGSTGQVMLGEVPMIEPQLSEEFQTLLSWADEIRTLGVRANADTPEDARKAREFGAAGIGLCRTEHMFMAQDRLPIVQEMILADTKEKREAALAKLLPMQQGDFYEILKAMAGYPVTIRLLDPPLHEFLPNLEELVVEVTRLKATGGDPQEIAAKEELLRQVRALSEFNPMLGHRGCRLGITFPEIYAMQARAIFQAVAQLVKEGYEVFPEVEIPLVMHVNELAFLREQIVKIAEEVKREQNVDFHYTIGTMIEVPRACATAGEIAREAEFFSFGTNDLTQTTFGFSRDDAEGKFLHHYVQQKIIQDNPFIVLDRDGVGRLMEMAVKQGRQTRENLLIGICGEHGGEPSSIEFCHQIGLDFVSCSPYRVPIARLAAAQAALKHPR
- a CDS encoding pyruvate, water dikinase regulatory protein, with the translated sequence MKGTADERPVIYVVSDSLGETAEFVGRAAASQFDSGQVEFRRVPYVSDKELLEEIVEEAKEFNAVIAYTIVIPELKEYLIELTEKHGVVAVDILGPMIEAIAKVSNSQPRLEPGLLRRLDEAYFRKVEAIEFAVKYDDGKDPRGLIYADVVLIGVSRTSKTPVCMYLAHKRIKAANVPLVPEVAPPEELFKLPPRKIIGLTISPQLLNEIRQERLKTLGLTSRADYANMERILQELEYAEKIMKRIGCPIIDVTNRAVEETASKVLEIYFKGERDGK
- a CDS encoding helix-turn-helix transcriptional regulator; its protein translation is MSSIQLTKRQEKIVEIVKNSGPITSEQIAKKLNLTRATLRPDLTILTMAGILEARPRVGYFYSGKSPRALIAEELRKLRVKDVKAVPVVVREGTSVYDAVVTMFLEDVGTLIVVNEEGFLEGVISRKDLLKVTLGQTDIHKVPVSVMMTRMPNIITTFPEETVYMAAKKLIEHEVDALPVVRTLVDSEGKEKLEVVGRITKTHITRLFVELGEAE